A genomic window from Triplophysa dalaica isolate WHDGS20190420 chromosome 24, ASM1584641v1, whole genome shotgun sequence includes:
- the tigara gene encoding probable fructose-2,6-bisphosphatase TIGAR A produces the protein MLAFGLTVVRHGETQCNKDGLLQGQKIDAPLSDIGTRQSEAAGLYLRDVKFTNVFVSDMMRAKQTAEIIVRNNRTCHDIELLTHPSLKERCFGIAEGGQVKDMKNMAKGAGQPFPEFTPPEGETIEQVKARVKDFLQAMFQRIVDDHRDKIQDEITIPKMDGPLAGLPDDGLLGEPVHALVVGHGAYMSIAMLYFFEDLKCSLPYGSDPARRFSLCPNTGMCRFVITLKCNNGDIALSDIKCVFINRRNHTK, from the exons ATGCTTGCTTTCGGTTTAACCGTAGTCCGCCA TGGTGAGACGCAGTGCAACAAAGACGGACTTTTACAAG GTCAAAAGATAGACGCTCCTTTGTCTGATATTGGAACACGTCAGTCTGAGGCTGCTGGGCTGTATCTGAGGGATGTCAAGTTTACCAACGTGTTTGTGAGCGACATGATGCGAGCCAAACAG actGCTGAGATTATTGTGAGGAATAACAGAACGTGCCATGATATAGAATTACTAACTCATCCATCACTCAAAGAGAGA TGTTTTGGTATAGCTGAGGGAGGTCAAGTCAAAGACATGAAAAACATGGCTAAAGGAGCCGGACAGCCTTTCCCAGAGTTCACCCCTCCTGAAGGAGAGACAATTGAGCAG GTGAAGGCACGTGTTAAAGATTTTCTTCAGGCCATGTTCCAGCGAATAGTTGATGACCACCGAGACAAAATACAAGATGAGATAACTATACCTAAAATGGACGGGCCTCTCGCGGGACTCCCGGATGATGGGCTTTTAGGTGAACCTGTCCATGCATTGGTGGTGGGCCATGGTGCTTATATGAGCATAGCAATGCTGTATTTCTTTGAGGACCTAAAGTGTTCCTTGCCCTATGGATCAGACCCAGCTCGAAGGTTTTCCCTCTGTCCAAACACTGGAATGTGCCGGTTTGTCATCACTTTGAAATGTAATAATGGAGACATTGCACTTTCAGATATAAAATGTGTGTTCATCAACAGAAGAAACCACACCAAGTAG